One genomic segment of Coffea arabica cultivar ET-39 chromosome 6e, Coffea Arabica ET-39 HiFi, whole genome shotgun sequence includes these proteins:
- the LOC113695585 gene encoding cytochrome P450 81C13-like, which translates to MENLYCCLITILSCSLLLISKNLLFNHVKNKKLPPSPLALPIIGHLYLIKNSLFQDLTSLSAKYGPIFFLQFGWRSFVVVSSPAAIEECFTQNDITLANRPRTMAGDRLTYNYTGPGVAPYGDLWRVLRGLFVVESLSFNSLQRTSVIREEECQMILRSIYRVSKNESQVRVDLSHWISIFTLNVMMRMLVGRCSVREEDAGEELGMQIIEEFREMFGSSISMNLCDFFPVLRWLGYKGLEKEMISLQKKRDNFGQGFIDEFRCSNTLLDKEKKALIANLLSRKENESVFLSDDAIKSFAFIMLTAGRETSTLTIEWAMLLLLNNHTALQKLRTEIDINIGHGRLLRESDIPKLPYLHCVVNETMRLYPAAPLLQPHYASEDCKVGMYDIPKGTIVLANAWAVHRDPTLWEEPEKFMPERFEVKKLMDKEEFNSKFLPFGMGRRACPGANLGIRTVSLAIGTIIQCFDWDKVEQDGDLDINFSNRITLQKAKHLEALCVPRQESILLLSQL; encoded by the coding sequence ATGGAGAATCTCTACTGCTGCCTCATCACCATCTTATCGTGTTCTTTGCTTCTCATCTCCAAAAACTTGCTATTCAACCATGTCAAGAACAAGAAGTTACCGCCAAGTCCACTTGCTCTGCCAATAATTGGCCATCTTTACCTTATCAAGAACTCACTCTTCCAAGACTTAACTTCATTATCAGCTAAATATGGTCCAATATTCTTTCTCCAATTCGGTTGGCGTTCCTTTGTTGTTGTGTCGTCTCCAGCTGCCATTGAAGAGTGCTTCACCCAGAATGATATTACGCTTGCAAACCGTCCTCGGACCATGGCTGGAGATAGATTGACCTATAACTACACAGGCCCTGGGGTGGCCCCTTATGGCGACTTGTGGAGGGTTCTTCGTGGCCTCTTTGTTGTTGAATCTCTCTCTTTCAACAGCCTCCAGAGGACTTCAGTTATCAGGGAAGAGGAATGTCAGATGATTCTCAGGTCAATCTACAGAGTTTCAAAGAATGAAAGCCAAGTAAGAGTTGATTTGAGCCATTGGATTTCTATTTTCACACTCAATGTTATGATGAGGATGCTTGTTGGAAGATGCTCCGTCAGAGAGGAGGATGCTGGAGAGGAGTTGGGCATGCAAATAATTGAAGAATTCAGAGAAATGTTTGGTTCAAGCATTTCAATGAATTTGTGTGACTTCTTCCCTGTGTTAAGGTGGCTTGGCTACAAAGGGTTGGAAAAGGAAATGATCTCTTTGCAGAAGAAGAGAGATAATTTCGGTCAGGGTTTCATAGATGAATTTCGATGTTCAAATACTCTGCTGGACAAGGAGAAGAAGGCACTGATTGCAAATCTGCTTTCTCGTAAGGAAAATGAATCTGTTTTTTTATCAGATGACGCCATAAAGAGTTTTGCATTTATAATGCTTACAGCAGGAAGAGAAACGTCCACGCTGACCATCGAATGGGCTATGCTGCTTTTGCTAAATAACCATACGGCACTACAGAAACTCAGGACTGAGATTGACATCAACATAGGACATGGAAGACTGTTGAGAGAATCTGATATCCCAAAGCTTCCTTATCTTCATTGTGTTGTCAATGAGACAATGAGACTGTACCCCGCAGCACCACTTCTGCAACCTCATTATGCATCTGAAGATTGCAAGGTAGGGATGTATGACATTCCCAAAGGTACAATTGTTTTAGCTAATGCCTGGGCCGTGCATCGGGATCCAACACTCTGGGAGGAGCCTGAGAAATTCATGCCAGAAAGATTCGAAGTGAAGAAATTGATGGACAAAGAAGAGTTCAATTCCAAGTTCTTGCCATTTGGGATGGGGAGGAGAGCTTGTCCAGGAGCCAATCTAGGCATTCGGACTGTTTCATTGGCAATCGGTACAATCATCCAATGTTTTGATTGGGATAAAGTCGAACAGGATGGTGACTTGGACATTAACTTTAGTAATAGAATCACTCTGCAGAAGGCTAAACATTTGGAGGCCCTATGCGTTCCACGCCAAGAATCAATTCTGCTTCTCTCTCAACTTTGA